Sequence from the Strix aluco isolate bStrAlu1 chromosome 16, bStrAlu1.hap1, whole genome shotgun sequence genome:
ACCCCTGCAGCAACGGGATCAACATCTCCCTTCCCCAGCAATGGGGATTATCAGCACTCCGAAGACGGGGCTTTAGGCTCTGCTTTGCGATGCTTGACATAACCCTGGAGCAGTTTTTACACATAAAGAGGCGGAGAAAAACGCTCCAGGAAGCAGAACTGTGCGGGGTTACCCCACCGGTGACCCGCGCTGGCTTGATTTTCCTCCCCTCAACTTcaagccttttgcttttttgctCCAGCCCTCGCCTCGTGCGAGCGGAGGAGGCTCACTAGGATATCAGCTGCCCTCAGCAATGAGGCAAGACCCAACCTGCTGCTCTGGGAGGCTACCAGGAAGCAGCTCACCTTTTTTTTGAAGCGTGCGAGGGCAAAAGTTCAGCGGTGGAAAACCAAACGCCCTCGATGGACGAGCCTCTCGGCAGGCACGCGCTTCACAACAAACCCAGCCTGAGGGTTGCACACACCCACCCTCAAACCCTGCTCGCCTCGGATACGCCACCGCAACGCGAGTTCGCTCCTTTTTGGGCCAGCGGAGCCCTCCTCAGGGTAGGAGCTCCATGCTgtctgcacacacagatgcacgTGTCTCCCCTCCCCTCGGCGGCGCAGCCTTTCACGGCGTGAACCAGCCGCCAAGGAAGCTCCTGAGCTGTGAACTCAAGTGTCCTAGATCTGCCTTCCAATTCCCACTCTGTTCCGGGCTATATTTAATTTGGAGTGTACAGCGAGTGCTGTGTTTACTATGGATCTTCAGACTAATTGCTCACCCGGATTCAGCGTGCGCTGAGCATCATTGCATGGTACAAATTACTACGTTCATATCTATCCCACGGGAGCAATGCACAGGTCTTGTGCAGCACAAAAACCAGAAGCTCTGCTCCCAAATTTTTAGTTCCAGGACTTCAAAGGCAGTTCAGACAACATTTTCTGCTAGAGATGGTTAAATCCCCTACGCTGCGACGGTCAGGGAACTGCACACATAAAACACGGCCCTTTGTGAGCTCAGGGGAGAGACGGCGAAGGGTGCTCAACACACAGCTTTCAAAGGGTCATGGAAATCTAAAAATCAAACCCTTTTCCCCCCCAGACACTCTTCTTGACAGCAAAGTGTCCATTTCTAAGGCAAGTTGTAACTTTTGCATCCGGCTATTTCAGCTGCAGAGCTGATAAAAAGGTTACAAGAATTTCAACAGGGCGCAGTATTTTTGTACTCGTTTTCTGAGTGTGTTTGTTTAATCCGCCTCCCACACTCCTACCTCCACTAAGTGCCTTTGGACACGGCCCAAGGCTGGAAGATTTCTGCCTGGAAGTTTCAGAAAGTCGAGAACAAAAATAGTGGGGAGTGGGGGGCTAGAGGAGAAATCGCTCAGAAGCCGGGATACTTCAGCTTGGGAGTTTTTAGAGACCCTCTGGGATCtctaaaaaaccttttttttgaaaactaacaGCCTGATGGGAAGATGGTGTAGAAGTACTCACAGTCCAAGCGCTCCCAGACCACTCTGCTGGTCTCTGCCCCTCACTGCCACCGTGAAATTTGCAGATCCTCGCTCGAAACGCATGGTACCGAGAGGCTTCTCGCATCACCCGCCAGCCAACCCCTCTGTGGCAAACGCGTCCCGAACCCACGCGTGACACCTTCTGAGGGTGCTCTGGGACGCAGCTCAGCGTGCGCTGGGGGATTTGGAACCACGTCGGTGGCCCACAGAGACCACGGGGCAGCCAGGGcaccttcccccccctccccctccacACGGCATCACGCACAGATTAACTCTGGGTTTCTTCCTGCCGCCGCACAGCCCGAAGTGAGCGAAACACCACGCTCCGCGGCCCTGATAATCACTTCCAGCTTTAAGAAGCTTCTGTCTACTTGGCCATGTCAAAGATCTTTTGTGTACTGTCCCCTAAACCCTCCAGTTCAATCTTTCCACGCCGTTTCCCGGTGCGCAGCCAGGCTCACTCCATCCTCCTCTCAACGCTGGTTAACTTTTCTTACTCCTGAAGACCCCCAAGACTTGATTGAGAACAAACCTGACCCATCAGGGACCCTCTCAGCTCCCCAGCAGACATTCCCACGTCCACTCAAGCCACTGCTTTTGTCACGTTTCCTGCTCCAGGCCTGCCGGGGGCCAAGCCTTCGTAGGAATGCCTGtctgcaggcacaggcaggccAGGCAACACTGTGTCGTCTCCGCAGAGCACCCGGGGAAGCGACACCAGAGTTCTCCTGTGAATTCCTCCCACCTGTTTGTTGTTTATCAGTCGTCCTCCGAGACGTTACAGACTTTCCAACTCACACCCACCAACGTCACAGCTCTCCTTCTCCAGACGGAAGGTACCACGTCCACTTTCACTGCTTCCCTTTGGCGTTCAGAATAATTGCCATAAATGACGTTTCTTGGTTATTCTGTGCACTTCCAAACTCCAGCCCAGCCACCTCCACACATTTTCTTAATCTGCACTTTATTCCCCCAGCTCTCCCTTCCGCTCCCAACTCCAGATACACCTATTTCCCCATTCTGCTAAAAGCAAATTGCATGAAAACATACAAATTGAGGCAGTTCCTAAGCCAGAGCAGTTCCGTTTGGTCCCAGCACGGTACTAGATAGTTGAATACACAGGGAATCGGGTTTATTCCGGGAGTTTTTCGGGATGGATGCAGGAAGTGGTATTTCAGAGTCAGAGGGTGTctgggcagggctgcccggctgcTACAAGCAGCACGGACATTTGCTTTGCACCTCACTTTTCTAGTGAGGTTCCCATTATTTTGGCAACATTACAGCCAGCTTGGACCCTGCCCTTCTCCCAAGGAAATTGCTCTCAGCAGAGAACTCCTGCTTCTTCCCAGGCAGCTGGAAAGCACCTTGCAGTCCCCTTGGCTCAGAGGCAGTTAACAGAGTTTCCACCATTTCGCTTTTCCCCCGAAACGTTTACTCACGGCGTATCCTCACCCGATAACCTCCCGCCTCCTCAGAACAAAGGGTTTATCACCCTCAGCCCCTCTTCAGCCCTCTGGGAGCTCACGGCCATTCCCTCCTCCACGTGTTTTGTTTCCAGTTCACGCAGCTTGCCCTCTAGTGCAGACCAACTTCCCTCTGCGGGCTTTCCATGGCCATTTTTAATCTTCAAACATCTGCGTTCACACCCGCTCTCCCGGATCCCCAAACTCtctaaaatctgcttttttaacagctacacccccccccccacttctctGTCATTTCTTCCCACGGGTCCCAGACAGCCTCAGGGTGGGAGAGGTGGCACACGGGCACCTCTCCGACCGCAGCCAGTCCCTGCCACAGCTTCCCAGCCTCTGTGGTCCCATGGGTGCGGTGCTCCGGGTCCCCTCACCGTGCAGTTCCCTGGCAGGGCCTCTTCCAGTTTAGATTTCTCATTTCTCCAACCACGCTGCAACTATCCCCTTCAATCTCCGCTCATCACTGCCCTGGCAAACATCCTGGTCCAAACCCTGCCTCCCCGTCCCAACCGTTTTGTGACCAGCCACATGTTGAACCTCTGTGGAAACCTGCAGAAAGACTCTTTATTCCCAGCTCGAGTTGACAGAATTTAGGATTCAGGAATGGTCCCAGCCCTCGGTTCCCCAGAGCGACTCTCCAGCGTTGTGCCACCCTTCCCCGGGCACAGCAGTCACATTTTCTGCCTCCGTTCTGTGCGTACGCACCAGCTGGTGGGTACATCCACCCTAATCGCTCCAGCGCCTCGCTAACCAGCTGGCTGACACCAGTTATGATGCTCTCCCCCAAAAAAGGAGGATGTGCAGCCGCAGCCCCGCAGCCGGACGTGTCACTCACCTGGTTGAACTCCTCGTCGGCGTAGATATCAATCAGATCCACCCCCTCGGACATATTTCCAGAGACGGGAGCAGGAGCCCGGGCTGGGACCGGGGCGAAGCAGGAAGATCAAAGGTGACCTGGAGCGGGGTGAGGAGGGGGGACAGGGTCAGCAAGGCACTGGGGACCCCTCTGCCCCCCGCTTCCCTGCAGGCACCAGCCACCCCCTCAGAGGGGCCCACAGCCTCAGCCCAGACCCACCCGGGGGCCGCAGCAGCCCCTCACCCTCTGGCTGGGGCAATCCCACCTCGACCCCTCGCTGAGGGCCACCCccggggggaggggaggcggcAACGTGGCCCCGTTTCCCACAAACCTGACAGATCCCTGGGGGCAACAACCCCCCCCCTCAGGGGGCAACACCCACCCCCCCAGGACCCTCAGTCAACCCCCCGCGCCCCCGGACGCTCCTTAACGCAAACGCGGGGCACTGACCCCCCCTCCCACCGCGACTCTTTCCCGGTgaaccccccccccaccccaggcagccCCTCCCCAGCAGCGAGATCCCCGGGGGGGACCCGGccactccccccgccccccgcccacACCCGAGCTGGGTCCCCGCCCCGGGGCAGCgtcgccgccgccaccccccggcccagacaccccccccccccaccgggGCCGAGACCGCCATatcggcccggcgcggcccgtcCCCGCCGAGCGGCGGGAcccgggggaggggggacggggaccAAGGGGTGGGGGCGAAGGGTCGTGGCTCCCCCCGGCCCGGtctccccgcggccccgcccgtTACCGCCAACAGGCCCCGAGCGCGCGCGCCAACCGCGCTCACCGCCACCGCCAGCGCCGCCGCGCCACGCCACGCCCCCTCCGGTTCAAGGCCCGCCCCTTCCGGCCCGCCCCgctctgcccccccctccagccTACCCATAGAGTCGGGCCGCCCGCTGTCACAGAGCGGCCCGGACGGAGGCTAGAGCGGCCCCGCGGGGCTATGGCGGCGGCCAGGGTGAGGCCGCGAGGGAGGTTTACTGGGGGTGAAGGGGTGTTGCTGGGGGGCGGTGGGTCCCGGGGCAAGGGCAGGCGGTGGGGAGGAGCCGGGGAGAGgtggggggtctgggggggtcaGTGTGTGGGATGGGGGATCGGGGGCAGCGGGGTCTGGGTGGTTATAGATAGGGAATCGGGGGGCAGCAGCATCTGGGGGCGTTGTAGGCAGCAGGGCCCGGAGTGAGGGGGCTATGGGATCGGGGGCAGCGGGGTCTGGGGAGATTATGGAGGTTTAGGGGCAGAAGGGTCTGGGGGGTTACAGGGTGGGGGCAGCATCGGCAGGGAGTTATAGGATGGGGGGGCAGCAGAGTCTGGGGATGATGTGGGATGGGGGACCgtggattttgggggggggggggggggtgtgcacgTGTGCTGGGGATCCTCTGCTGTGCAGGAGCAGCCAGGCCTGACGCTGTCCGTGTCcctttcccagctctgctccctgcctgggcGGGCTCTGTGCCGGCACGTTGTGTGGCCAGTGTGCCTGCAGCGTGGCTACCGCGGGGACTCACCGAGGGACTCGGGGAAGGACGTGCTGGAGATCCCCTTGCCCCCCTGGCAGGAGCGTCCCGACGAGCCACTGGAGACGAAGAGAGCCCGGCTGCTGTACGAGAGCCGCAAAAGGGGGATGCTGGAGAACTGCATCCTGCTCAGGTGAGGTGCGGAGTGCCCCGTCCTCCCTCCTGGCTTCACAGCCACCCTCCAGCgcttgtctgtctgtccttccccccagcaccctgacaATTTGTCCCAGGGGCACACGGGGTAAGGGGGTGGTGAGTACTTTACAGGATAGATAACATCAGCCCTGGCGAGCTAAGGGAGAAAGACCAGTCGAGTTGAGTGTAGCTGCTGTGTAGTTCAGCTCCCTAAAGATGTCACAGGTTTTTAATTAACAAGGAAGATCCCCAAGCAGGGGGGGTTTGGGACTAAAGCAGGGGTCAAGGGAGAGCAGGCTGGGGTTTGAGGCAGGTCGCTTTGGACCCAGCTCCTCCGTGACTTGTGGCGTCGTGGAGCGAGCTGGGTGCCAGCCAGGCTCTTCCTCCAGTCCCCTGCACTCACCCTcacacatcacagaatcatctgggttggcaaagcccttgaagatcatccagtccaaccatgaacctcaccctgaccgttctcaactccaccagatccctcagcgctgggtcaaccccactcttcaacccctccagggatggggactccacccctgccctgggcagcccattccaacgcccaacaaccccttctgcaaagaaatacttcctaagagccagtctgaccctgcccgggcacagcttgaggccattccctcttgtcctgtcgcttgttccttggttcaagagactcatcccccctctctgcaccctcctttcagggagctgtagagggcgatgaggtctcccctcagcctcctcttctccagactaaacctccccagttccctcatccTCTCTGCAGCCTCTTCGCGAAGGAGAACCTGAACCGCATGAGCGAGCAGCAGCTGAACCTCTACGACCGGCTCATCAATGAGCCCAGCAACGACTGGGACATTTATTACTGGGCCACAGGTACGGCGCGGCTGCCCGTTGCCCTGCCCGCTCCCAGGCAGCGCTGTCACTTGGAGCTGTGGGCGCTGGGTttgggtggggtgggaggggtgggaggTACTTTGGGACAGGCCGGAGCCATTCTCTTGCAGaagacacccagttgggtgggagtgttgatctgctcgagggcagggaggctctgcagagagacctggacaggctggagcgatgggctgagggcaactgggggagtttcactaaggccaaatgccgggttctgcccttgggccacaacaacccccagcagcgctacaggcctggggaggagtggctggagagctgccagtcagagagggacctgggggggttgattgccagccggctgaacaggagccagcagtgtgcccaggtggccaagaaggccactggtatcctggcttgtatcagcaatagcgtggccagcagggacagggaagggatctttccc
This genomic interval carries:
- the SDHAF2 gene encoding succinate dehydrogenase assembly factor 2, mitochondrial produces the protein MAAARLCSLPGRALCRHVVWPVCLQRGYRGDSPRDSGKDVLEIPLPPWQERPDEPLETKRARLLYESRKRGMLENCILLSLFAKENLNRMSEQQLNLYDRLINEPSNDWDIYYWATEAKPTPAEFENDVMAMLREFAKNKKREQRLRQPDLEYLFEPPH